From Streptomyces sp. CMB-StM0423, a single genomic window includes:
- a CDS encoding HTTM domain-containing protein, translating into MPPAPPATPASATPPAPGEPPAPPKVPSARELRRRFEDALTRGLGHVTTRALGPYQTAVVRIGFAFTWLCFLLRELPHRHELYGPDGPWSYDLGKRLISQTDAFTLLMWSRSEFWFEIVYLLAIAASVMLLLGWRTRTASVLFMVGVLSLQNRSIFMGDGGDNVIHLMATYLVVTRCGQVWSLDARRARRQAAPGTGAPAQDRVGTVLWAVTGAALAAATVLGQLTWGWALIFWGLWVAHAVWWAAQRAGSAEPRTVCDVLANLAHNAGLLVIMAQVCFIYATAGWYKVQGTRWQDGTAVYYPLKLDYFTPWPGLADMMASHGAVIMLIGYGTVIVQVAFPFTLFNRRLKNVLLTVMIIDHASIAVIMGLPFFSAAMISADLVFLPTIFLVWAGAKVTGLKNLLLGRLPGTAPPDGHPPRQPAGEDPAPAVPAQAASPEAPADVRGA; encoded by the coding sequence CTGCCCCCGGCGCCTCCGGCGACTCCTGCGTCCGCCACGCCCCCCGCGCCCGGCGAGCCGCCCGCGCCCCCGAAGGTTCCTTCGGCGCGCGAGCTGCGCCGGCGCTTCGAGGACGCCCTCACCCGCGGCCTCGGCCACGTCACGACGCGGGCGCTCGGCCCGTACCAGACGGCCGTCGTGCGCATCGGCTTCGCGTTCACCTGGCTCTGCTTCCTGCTGCGCGAACTGCCGCACCGGCACGAGCTGTACGGTCCCGACGGGCCGTGGAGCTACGACCTCGGCAAGCGGCTGATCAGCCAGACCGACGCGTTCACGCTGCTGATGTGGTCGCGCAGCGAGTTCTGGTTCGAGATCGTCTACCTGCTCGCCATCGCCGCCAGCGTGATGCTGCTGCTGGGCTGGCGGACGCGGACGGCGTCCGTGCTGTTCATGGTCGGCGTGCTGTCGCTGCAGAACCGCAGCATCTTCATGGGCGACGGCGGCGACAACGTCATCCACCTCATGGCCACGTACCTGGTGGTCACGCGCTGCGGCCAGGTGTGGTCGCTCGACGCGCGGCGGGCACGGCGGCAGGCGGCGCCCGGTACGGGCGCTCCGGCGCAGGACCGGGTCGGGACGGTGCTGTGGGCGGTGACCGGCGCCGCGCTGGCCGCCGCCACCGTGCTGGGGCAACTGACCTGGGGCTGGGCGCTGATCTTCTGGGGTCTGTGGGTCGCGCACGCGGTGTGGTGGGCGGCGCAGCGCGCCGGGTCCGCCGAGCCGCGGACGGTCTGCGACGTGCTGGCGAACCTCGCGCACAACGCCGGGCTGCTCGTGATCATGGCCCAGGTCTGCTTCATCTACGCGACCGCCGGCTGGTACAAGGTCCAGGGCACCCGCTGGCAGGACGGCACCGCCGTCTACTACCCGCTCAAGCTGGACTACTTCACGCCCTGGCCGGGGCTCGCGGACATGATGGCGAGCCACGGGGCCGTGATCATGCTGATCGGCTACGGCACGGTCATCGTGCAGGTCGCCTTCCCGTTCACCCTCTTCAACAGGCGGCTGAAGAACGTACTGCTGACCGTCATGATCATCGACCACGCGTCGATCGCCGTGATCATGGGGCTGCCGTTCTTCTCCGCGGCGATGATCTCGGCGGACCTGGTGTTCCTCCCGACGATCTTCCTGGTGTGGGCGGGTGCCAAGGTCACGGGCCTGAAGAACCTGCTCCTCGGCAGGCTGCCGGGCACCGCCCCGCCGGACGGGCACCCGCCGCGGCAGCCGGCGGGTGAAGATCCTGCCCCGGCGGTCCCGGCCCAGGCGGCCTCCCCCGAGGCACCCGCGGACGTCCGCGGGGCCTGA
- a CDS encoding DUF5819 family protein, whose protein sequence is MESRQPDKSRAGIPDDGGVTGAEAAAPAEPAEGEPAAAPRPVLGIAGLSPLSRIIVALAIAVLVGVVTVHLGAGFLHVAPANTLSKKHDETIDRIVFPEFEQNWRLFAPNPLQTNIHVEVRAQLLMPEGGTEETGWVDLTAMDHENIEGNPAPSHTVQNELRRGWDYWTDTHDEDNRAISDRADLAEDYVKRIVMRRLGPVLNDGRVEKIQLRQTSRRIAPPPWSSEQWDTAPVYRELPWWIVTGEDLMKSDRVVWEGSTQ, encoded by the coding sequence ATGGAATCGCGCCAGCCGGACAAGAGCCGCGCCGGCATACCCGACGACGGGGGCGTCACGGGGGCGGAAGCAGCGGCGCCGGCGGAGCCCGCGGAGGGCGAGCCGGCGGCGGCGCCACGTCCGGTGCTCGGCATCGCCGGGCTGTCGCCGCTCTCGCGGATCATCGTCGCGCTGGCCATCGCGGTGCTGGTCGGCGTCGTCACCGTGCATCTGGGCGCAGGCTTCCTGCACGTCGCACCGGCCAACACGCTCAGCAAGAAGCACGACGAGACGATCGACCGCATCGTCTTCCCCGAGTTCGAGCAGAACTGGCGGCTCTTCGCGCCCAACCCGCTGCAGACCAACATCCACGTCGAGGTGCGCGCCCAGTTGCTGATGCCCGAGGGTGGCACCGAGGAGACCGGCTGGGTCGACCTCACCGCCATGGACCACGAGAACATCGAGGGCAACCCGGCCCCCAGCCACACCGTGCAGAACGAACTGCGCCGCGGCTGGGACTACTGGACCGACACCCACGACGAGGACAACCGCGCCATCTCCGACCGGGCCGACCTCGCCGAGGACTACGTCAAGCGCATCGTGATGCGGCGCCTGGGCCCCGTGCTGAACGACGGCCGGGTCGAGAAGATCCAGCTCCGGCAGACCAGCCGGCGGATCGCGCCGCCGCCGTGGAGCAGCGAGCAGTGGGACACCGCGCCGGTCTACCGGGAGCTGCCCTGGTGGATCGTCACGGGGGAGGACCTGATGAAGAGCGACCGTGTGGTGTGGGAGGGGAGCACCCAGTGA
- the paaA gene encoding 1,2-phenylacetyl-CoA epoxidase subunit PaaA: protein MPETITERGRGSGAEPGSRSRTGTGPADTAPQATAAFEAKIAADERIEPRDWMPDAYRATLVRQIAQHAHSEIIGMQPEANWLTRAPSLRRKAILLAKVQDEAGHGLYLYSAAETLGTGRDELLDKLHAGRQKYSSIFNYPTLTWADVGAIGWLVDGAAIINQVPLCRCSYGPYARAMVRICKEESFHQRQGYELLHTLAHGTPGQHAMAQDAVDRWWWPSLMMFGPPDDESAHSAQSMAWKIKRHSNDELRQRFVDICVPQAEILGLTLPDPDLRWNEERGQHDFGAIDWAEFKEVLRGNGPCNEQRIGRRRQAHEDGAWVRDAAAAYAAKRARAAESAEAAA from the coding sequence ATGCCGGAGACGATCACCGAAAGAGGCCGCGGGTCAGGAGCCGAGCCGGGTTCCCGGTCCCGTACGGGCACGGGGCCGGCGGACACCGCGCCGCAGGCCACCGCCGCGTTCGAGGCGAAGATCGCCGCTGACGAGCGCATCGAGCCGCGCGACTGGATGCCCGATGCCTACCGGGCGACGCTCGTGCGCCAGATCGCCCAGCACGCGCACTCCGAGATCATCGGCATGCAGCCGGAGGCGAACTGGCTGACGCGTGCCCCCTCCCTGCGCCGGAAGGCGATCCTGCTCGCCAAGGTGCAGGACGAGGCGGGCCACGGCCTGTATCTCTACAGCGCCGCCGAGACCCTGGGCACCGGCCGGGACGAGTTGCTGGACAAGTTGCACGCGGGCCGCCAGAAGTACTCCTCGATCTTCAACTACCCCACGCTCACCTGGGCCGACGTCGGCGCCATCGGCTGGCTCGTGGACGGCGCCGCGATCATCAACCAGGTGCCGCTGTGCCGCTGCTCCTACGGCCCGTACGCGCGCGCGATGGTCCGCATCTGCAAGGAGGAGTCCTTCCACCAGCGCCAGGGGTACGAGCTGCTGCACACCCTCGCGCACGGCACCCCCGGGCAGCATGCGATGGCACAGGACGCCGTCGACCGCTGGTGGTGGCCGTCGCTGATGATGTTCGGCCCGCCCGACGACGAGTCGGCACACTCGGCGCAGTCCATGGCCTGGAAGATCAAGCGCCACTCGAACGACGAACTGCGGCAGCGCTTCGTCGACATCTGCGTGCCGCAGGCCGAGATCCTGGGCCTGACGCTCCCGGACCCGGACCTGCGGTGGAACGAGGAGCGGGGACAGCACGACTTCGGCGCCATCGACTGGGCGGAGTTCAAGGAAGTCCTCCGCGGGAACGGGCCGTGCAACGAGCAGCGGATAGGCCGCAGGCGGCAGGCGCACGAGGACGGCGCGTGGGTGCGCGACGCCGCCGCGGCGTACGCCGCGAAGCGGGCGCGCGCCGCGGAGTCCGCGGAGGCGGCGGCATGA
- the paaB gene encoding 1,2-phenylacetyl-CoA epoxidase subunit PaaB, with translation MTAPAAGGGTEPGAEAGPGSGAAEAAAADWPLWEVFVRSRRGLSHVHAGSLHAPDAAMALRNARDLYTRRQEGVSVWVVPSTAVTASSPDEKDPFFAPAADKPYRHPTFYELPEGVRNL, from the coding sequence ATGACCGCGCCGGCCGCCGGCGGCGGTACGGAGCCGGGCGCGGAGGCGGGCCCCGGGTCCGGCGCCGCCGAGGCGGCGGCAGCGGACTGGCCGCTGTGGGAGGTGTTCGTACGCAGCAGGCGCGGCCTGTCGCACGTGCACGCCGGCTCGCTGCACGCCCCGGACGCCGCCATGGCCCTGCGCAACGCGCGCGATCTCTACACCCGCCGCCAGGAGGGCGTCTCGGTGTGGGTCGTGCCGTCAACGGCGGTCACGGCCTCCTCGCCCGACGAGAAGGACCCGTTCTTCGCGCCCGCCGCCGACAAGCCGTACCGGCACCCCACGTTCTACGAGCTGCCGGAGGGGGTGCGGAACCTGTGA
- the paaC gene encoding 1,2-phenylacetyl-CoA epoxidase subunit PaaC translates to MSTAPDPATAAPAPLDPAAAAGALALGDDALVLSHRLAEWTGHAPVLEEEVALANIALDLLGQARTLLSLVGDEDELAFLREERAFRNVQLAEQPNGDFAHTIARQLYFSVYQELLYGQLAAAGEPSPLAPLAAKAVKEVAYHRDHAEQWTLRLGDGTETSQARMRAGLDALWRYTGELFRPVEGLAVDWAGLEAAWLATVGGVLERAALALPEGPRGTGWSAGAGREGVHTEPFGRMLAEMQHLHRSHPGASW, encoded by the coding sequence GTGAGCACCGCCCCCGACCCGGCCACCGCCGCCCCGGCGCCCCTCGACCCCGCGGCCGCCGCGGGTGCGCTGGCGCTGGGGGACGACGCGCTCGTGCTGTCCCACCGGCTCGCGGAGTGGACCGGCCACGCGCCGGTCCTGGAGGAGGAGGTCGCCCTCGCGAACATCGCGCTCGACCTCCTCGGCCAGGCGCGCACGCTTCTCTCCCTCGTCGGCGACGAGGACGAGCTGGCCTTCCTCCGCGAGGAACGCGCCTTCCGCAACGTGCAGTTGGCCGAGCAGCCGAACGGCGACTTCGCGCACACGATCGCCCGCCAGTTGTACTTCTCCGTCTACCAGGAGCTGCTCTACGGGCAGTTGGCCGCCGCCGGTGAGCCGTCGCCCCTGGCACCGCTCGCGGCGAAGGCGGTCAAGGAGGTCGCGTACCACCGCGACCACGCCGAACAGTGGACCCTGCGCCTCGGCGACGGCACGGAGACCTCACAGGCCCGGATGCGCGCCGGCCTCGACGCGCTCTGGCGGTACACGGGCGAGCTGTTCCGGCCGGTCGAGGGCCTGGCGGTGGACTGGGCCGGGCTGGAGGCGGCGTGGCTGGCGACCGTGGGCGGCGTGCTGGAGCGCGCCGCTCTCGCGCTGCCCGAGGGCCCGCGCGGCACGGGCTGGTCGGCCGGGGCCGGGCGCGAGGGCGTGCACACGGAGCCGTTCGGCCGGATGCTCGCGGAGATGCAGCACCTGCACCGCAGCCACCCGGGGGCGTCATGGTGA
- the paaD gene encoding 1,2-phenylacetyl-CoA epoxidase subunit PaaD, with translation MVTDAPQDTPLEERLRELAGSVPDPELPMLTLAELGVVRGVRRTGTAAVEVELTPTYTGCPAVESMAEDIERVLRERGGMAEVRVRRVLAPPWTTDDITPEGRRKLAESGIAPPRTTRPEGPVPVTLTPRRGPAPRETAAAATGSASAAAPDHAGTATAGTPTSPRPAGPAAGEPVRCPHCGSAETELLSPFSSTACKALRRCTACLEPFDHFKELT, from the coding sequence ATGGTGACGGACGCCCCACAGGACACCCCGCTGGAGGAGCGGCTGCGGGAGCTGGCCGGCAGCGTGCCGGACCCGGAGCTGCCGATGCTGACGCTCGCGGAGCTGGGCGTGGTCCGCGGGGTGCGCAGAACGGGGACGGCGGCGGTGGAGGTCGAGCTGACGCCGACGTACACGGGCTGCCCGGCCGTGGAGTCCATGGCCGAGGACATCGAGCGGGTGCTGCGCGAGCGCGGCGGGATGGCGGAGGTACGGGTACGGCGGGTGCTGGCGCCACCGTGGACGACGGACGACATCACGCCGGAAGGCCGCCGCAAGCTCGCCGAGTCGGGCATCGCCCCACCTCGTACGACGCGCCCCGAGGGCCCGGTCCCGGTCACCCTGACGCCCCGCCGCGGCCCGGCGCCGCGCGAAACCGCGGCCGCAGCTACCGGCAGCGCGTCCGCCGCAGCTCCCGACCACGCCGGCACCGCGACGGCAGGCACCCCCACCTCGCCCCGCCCCGCCGGGCCCGCCGCAGGCGAGCCCGTGCGGTGTCCCCACTGCGGCTCCGCCGAGACCGAGTTGCTGTCGCCGTTCTCCTCCACCGCCTGCAAGGCGCTCCGCCGCTGCACCGCCTGCCTGGAGCCCTTCGACCACTTCAAGGAGCTGACGTGA